Proteins from a single region of Chitinibacter bivalviorum:
- the mlaE gene encoding lipid asymmetry maintenance ABC transporter permease subunit MlaE, which yields MNDFVNLISRFGQPLTNSLIKLGFACRFLIAILRHSATALLRPRLTIREVWFAGVLSVLIIAVSGLFVGMVLALQGYDTLQRFGASSSLGILVALSLVRELGPVVAGLLFASRAGSAITAEIGLMKTTEQLSAMEMMAVNPIARVVAPRFWGGVISMPLLAAMFSAMGIFGGYLIGVQLLGLDEGSFWSQMQGSVDFRLDVMNGVIKSIFFGFAVSLIAVFEGYDAPPTAEGISSATTRTVVTSALVILALDFILTAFMFRGV from the coding sequence ATGAACGATTTTGTGAATCTGATTAGCCGCTTTGGCCAGCCACTGACCAATAGCCTGATCAAGCTGGGCTTTGCCTGCCGCTTTCTCATCGCCATTTTGCGTCACTCGGCCACCGCCTTGCTGCGCCCTCGCCTGACCATCCGCGAGGTTTGGTTTGCTGGCGTGCTATCGGTATTGATTATTGCGGTATCGGGTTTGTTTGTGGGGATGGTACTGGCCTTGCAAGGCTATGACACTTTACAACGGTTTGGCGCCTCTAGTTCGCTCGGCATTTTGGTCGCACTCTCCCTAGTGCGCGAACTTGGCCCCGTGGTGGCGGGCTTATTGTTTGCCAGCCGCGCCGGCAGCGCGATTACCGCCGAAATCGGCCTAATGAAAACCACCGAGCAGCTCTCGGCCATGGAAATGATGGCCGTGAACCCGATCGCCCGCGTCGTTGCCCCTCGTTTTTGGGGTGGCGTAATTTCAATGCCGCTGCTGGCCGCAATGTTTAGCGCAATGGGGATATTTGGTGGCTATCTGATTGGCGTGCAATTACTGGGGCTGGATGAAGGCAGCTTCTGGTCGCAAATGCAGGGCTCAGTTGATTTCCGGCTTGATGTGATGAATGGCGTGATCAAAAGTATCTTTTTTGGTTTTGCCGTATCGCTGATTGCGGTATTTGAAGGCTATGATGCGCCGCCCACTGCCGAAGGGATTTCCAGCGCCACGACGCGCACCGTAGTGACCAGTGCATTAGTGATCCTAGCACTTGACTTTATTCTTACTGCATTTATGTTTCGGGGTGTTTAA
- the mlaD gene encoding outer membrane lipid asymmetry maintenance protein MlaD: MKRGMIDFWVGLFALVGIAALLFLALKVSSQGSLPASSSYELIANFENIGGLKVRAPIKSAGVVVGRVSHIELDPVRFVAKVTMDVDSRYHFSRDSSAEILTSGLLGEQYIGITSGADEKTLSAGNTFKITSSAIVLEQLISRFLFSQADKDKEKQ; this comes from the coding sequence ATGAAACGTGGCATGATCGATTTTTGGGTGGGCTTATTCGCCCTCGTTGGCATTGCGGCCCTGCTATTTCTGGCGCTCAAAGTGAGCAGTCAGGGTAGCTTACCCGCCAGCAGTAGCTACGAGCTGATTGCCAATTTTGAAAATATCGGTGGACTCAAGGTGCGTGCGCCGATTAAAAGCGCTGGTGTCGTCGTAGGCCGCGTAAGTCATATCGAGCTAGACCCAGTACGTTTTGTCGCCAAGGTGACGATGGATGTCGATAGTCGCTACCACTTTAGCCGCGACAGCTCGGCAGAGATTCTGACTTCAGGTCTCTTGGGCGAACAATACATCGGTATTACCTCTGGCGCCGACGAAAAAACGCTGAGCGCTGGCAATACATTCAAAATCACGTCTTCAGCCATCGTGTTGGAGCAATTAATTAGTCGTTTCCTGTTTAGTCAGGCCGATAAAGATAAGGAAAAACAATAA
- a CDS encoding MlaC/ttg2D family ABC transporter substrate-binding protein yields the protein MFKSLRHAFLVLGLAFLSSQLLAAPARAGDAPEQIVRSASKDVLEIIKKNDKDSAKMRDQVDARLSPLADYKRMTSLAAGQYWKSATPAQQDALTTEFRAMLIRTYLSALTLYKNAQINIKGTRAGNDSDEQTVRTEVTLPGQKPIPLDFMFEKQSNDWKIFDISVDGISFINNHRNQFGSVIRKDGIDGLIKQLSDRNNAAKQGKQ from the coding sequence ATGTTCAAATCACTTCGCCATGCTTTTTTGGTATTGGGTCTGGCCTTTTTATCGAGTCAATTGCTTGCTGCGCCCGCCCGTGCTGGCGATGCACCCGAGCAAATCGTGCGCTCGGCCAGTAAAGACGTACTTGAAATCATTAAAAAGAATGACAAAGACAGCGCCAAAATGCGCGATCAGGTGGATGCACGTCTGTCACCGCTGGCCGACTACAAGCGCATGACGTCATTGGCGGCTGGCCAATATTGGAAAAGCGCCACGCCAGCGCAACAAGATGCGCTCACGACCGAGTTTCGCGCCATGCTGATCCGTACCTATCTCAGCGCGCTGACTTTATATAAAAATGCGCAGATCAACATCAAAGGCACACGCGCCGGTAACGACAGCGATGAGCAAACCGTGCGGACCGAAGTCACCTTACCCGGCCAAAAACCTATTCCACTGGACTTTATGTTTGAAAAACAAAGCAATGACTGGAAGATTTTTGACATCAGCGTCGACGGCATCAGCTTTATTAATAATCACCGTAATCAGTTTGGTTCGGTGATTCGCAAGGACGGCATCGATGGTCTGATCAAGCAATTATCAGACCGCAACAATGCCGCCAAACAAGGCAAGCAATGA
- a CDS encoding STAS domain-containing protein has translation MSQPYLAPAELTAEFCGRLLDALDAPLALDHVCVDFQAVKSLDSSAVALLLEWHRRAQAAQRQLELMHLPSALSQLIKVYGVEEFLQIKA, from the coding sequence ATGAGCCAGCCCTACCTAGCGCCAGCCGAACTCACCGCCGAGTTTTGCGGGCGCTTACTCGATGCGCTTGATGCTCCGCTGGCACTCGATCACGTCTGCGTTGATTTTCAGGCGGTCAAATCGCTCGATTCGAGTGCTGTGGCCCTGTTGCTGGAATGGCATCGCCGCGCCCAAGCTGCACAACGGCAGCTCGAATTAATGCATCTACCTAGCGCGCTTTCGCAACTCATCAAAGTCTATGGCGTAGAAGAGTTCTTGCAAATCAAGGCTTAA
- a CDS encoding MlaA family lipoprotein, which translates to MRRLIILLAVICTACATPQNNYDPLEAVNRPIYKFNRVVDGAILRPAAVAYTEYIPPPLRSAVSNFFGNIDDLFGIPAAILEGKGVAASSSLGRVVVNSTVGLGGLIDWASDMPIEKQNEDFGQALGVWGIPTGPYLMVPFYGPLTLRDASDPLIRLSWGPIDYVDPLAGQIGYYSVYLTDLRASYLPLDAVIKEQPDQYAFVRDTYLQRRWFKVYDGNPPHPLPFGEPIAAEAIEKAIATEAASQVASEVAAAATASAVSSNASSSTEVTP; encoded by the coding sequence ATGCGCCGCTTGATCATATTATTGGCTGTGATTTGCACAGCCTGTGCCACGCCACAAAATAACTACGACCCACTCGAAGCGGTCAATCGCCCGATTTATAAATTCAATCGGGTGGTAGATGGTGCGATTTTGCGCCCTGCCGCCGTAGCCTACACCGAATATATCCCGCCGCCACTGCGCTCGGCCGTGAGTAATTTCTTTGGCAATATCGACGATCTATTTGGCATTCCTGCCGCGATTCTAGAAGGCAAAGGCGTTGCTGCGAGTAGTAGCCTCGGACGCGTGGTCGTCAATAGCACGGTCGGTTTGGGTGGCTTGATCGACTGGGCCAGTGATATGCCGATCGAAAAGCAAAACGAAGATTTCGGCCAGGCCTTAGGCGTGTGGGGAATACCAACAGGCCCCTATTTGATGGTGCCATTCTATGGCCCACTCACGCTGCGTGATGCGAGCGACCCGCTGATTCGTTTAAGCTGGGGGCCAATTGACTATGTCGACCCACTTGCAGGTCAAATCGGCTACTACAGCGTTTATCTGACCGACCTGCGCGCCAGCTATTTGCCGCTGGATGCGGTGATTAAAGAGCAGCCCGATCAATACGCTTTTGTGCGCGACACTTATTTGCAGCGTCGCTGGTTCAAGGTGTATGACGGCAACCCACCTCATCCGTTGCCGTTTGGCGAGCCGATCGCAGCTGAAGCAATCGAAAAAGCCATTGCCACTGAAGCCGCGAGCCAAGTCGCAAGCGAAGTGGCAGCAGCCGCCACCGCTTCAGCCGTATCGAGTAATGCAAGCAGCAGTACTGAGGTTACCCCTTGA
- a CDS encoding ABC transporter ATP-binding protein, which produces MKAIEFNGVGKDFGDFTALKEVTFNVEQGDFFALLGPNGAGKTTLISILAGLTKATRGTTRVMGLDVQQDYRAARRAVGIVPQELVFDPFFNVREALVFQSGYFGIKHNDAWIDEILHNLGLTEKAHTNMRALSGGMKRRVMVAQALVHKPPVIVLDEPTAGVDVELRQTLWAFVKSLNENGHTIVLTTHYLEEAETLCNRIAMLKRGELIALEDKDKMMQRGAARSVILKLKPAQLPASLQSLLIKQHDNRFELKLADCNGLEAILAALRAEQITLKDLEITQPDLEEIFVQMMHA; this is translated from the coding sequence TTGAAAGCAATTGAATTTAATGGCGTAGGCAAAGACTTTGGCGATTTTACCGCGCTCAAAGAAGTTACTTTTAACGTCGAGCAAGGCGATTTCTTTGCGCTGCTAGGCCCCAATGGCGCGGGAAAAACCACGCTAATCTCGATTTTGGCGGGGCTGACCAAAGCCACGCGCGGCACAACGCGCGTCATGGGCTTGGATGTACAGCAAGACTACCGCGCTGCGCGGCGTGCTGTCGGTATCGTGCCGCAGGAATTGGTGTTTGACCCTTTCTTTAATGTACGCGAAGCGCTGGTCTTTCAGTCGGGCTATTTCGGTATCAAACACAACGATGCATGGATTGATGAAATCTTGCACAATCTTGGCCTCACCGAGAAAGCGCACACCAATATGCGCGCTCTATCTGGGGGTATGAAGCGCCGCGTCATGGTGGCTCAGGCTTTGGTACATAAACCCCCTGTTATCGTACTCGATGAACCTACCGCCGGCGTCGATGTTGAGCTACGCCAAACGCTGTGGGCCTTTGTCAAAAGCCTGAATGAAAACGGTCATACGATTGTGTTGACGACGCATTATTTGGAAGAAGCTGAAACGCTGTGCAATCGCATTGCGATGCTCAAACGTGGTGAGCTGATTGCGCTGGAAGACAAAGACAAAATGATGCAGCGTGGCGCTGCACGCAGCGTGATTTTGAAGCTCAAGCCCGCGCAACTGCCAGCCAGCCTGCAATCGCTGCTGATTAAACAGCACGACAATCGCTTTGAGCTCAAACTCGCTGATTGCAACGGGCTGGAAGCCATCTTAGCAGCGCTACGCGCCGAGCAAATCACACTGAAAGATCTGGAAATTACCCAGCCTGATCTGGAAGAAATTTTCGTACAAATGATGCACGCCTAA
- a CDS encoding ABC transporter permease, producing MTGFYTLFRKEVLRFWRVAFQTVAAPVLTALMYLLIFAHVLDAHVEPYPGVRYTEFLIPGLMMMSMLQNAFANTSSSLIQSKITGNIVYILLPPLSHMEFFSAYVLAGAARGFVVGAGVLLATFYFAIPAFKYPLWIIFFGLLGCSLMAILGLIAGIWAEKFDQLAAFQNFLIMPLTFLSGVFYSIHSLPPFWQSVSHFNPVFYMIDGFRYGFFGVSDVNPWYSLAVVGFTLVILTLITLSLIKSGYKIRR from the coding sequence ATGACTGGTTTTTACACCCTATTTCGTAAAGAAGTGCTGCGCTTCTGGCGCGTTGCGTTCCAAACTGTCGCCGCCCCCGTACTGACGGCCTTGATGTATCTGTTGATTTTCGCCCATGTGCTCGACGCACATGTTGAGCCGTACCCGGGCGTGCGCTACACCGAATTTCTGATTCCGGGCTTGATGATGATGAGCATGCTGCAAAATGCCTTCGCCAACACCAGCTCTAGCCTGATTCAATCCAAAATCACCGGCAATATTGTGTACATCCTGCTACCGCCGCTGTCGCATATGGAATTTTTTAGCGCTTATGTGCTGGCTGGCGCGGCGCGTGGTTTTGTGGTGGGCGCAGGGGTATTACTCGCAACGTTCTATTTTGCAATACCTGCGTTCAAATACCCGCTATGGATCATCTTCTTTGGCCTACTGGGTTGCAGCTTGATGGCGATACTAGGGTTGATCGCGGGCATTTGGGCTGAGAAGTTTGACCAGCTCGCCGCATTCCAGAATTTCCTGATTATGCCGCTGACGTTTTTGTCGGGCGTGTTTTACTCGATTCACAGCCTGCCGCCATTTTGGCAAAGCGTGTCGCACTTCAACCCCGTTTTCTACATGATTGATGGCTTTCGCTATGGATTTTTCGGCGTTAGCGACGTCAATCCTTGGTATTCGCTGGCGGTTGTCGGATTTACTTTAGTAATCCTCACCTTAATCACGCTGAGCTTGATAAAATCGGGCTACAAAATTCGCCGTTAA
- a CDS encoding BolA family protein produces MTPEYVQNLIGQVLPCDHLEVEGDGHHFYATIVSAQFEGLRLLARHRLINDGLKSYLDSGELHALSMRATLTPAEWAARQAA; encoded by the coding sequence ATGACACCAGAATACGTACAAAATCTGATCGGGCAAGTGCTGCCCTGTGATCACCTTGAAGTGGAAGGCGACGGCCATCACTTCTATGCCACCATCGTTTCAGCCCAATTTGAAGGCTTGCGCTTGCTGGCTCGCCATCGCCTGATCAACGATGGTTTGAAATCGTATCTGGATTCGGGCGAATTGCACGCGCTGTCAATGCGCGCGACCTTGACCCCAGCCGAGTGGGCTGCGCGTCAAGCGGCGTAA
- the murA gene encoding UDP-N-acetylglucosamine 1-carboxyvinyltransferase, with product MDKLKIIGGNPIAGEITISGAKNAALPILCASLLTADTLRLTNVPQLADVKTTQKLLQGMGMRVMTDNVHEYELTANNITSTIAPYELVKTMRASILVLGPTLARFGEAQVSLPGGCAIGARPIDQHIKGLQAMGAEIVIEHGYVKATGKLKGCRFRSDMITVTGTENLLMAATLAEGTTILENAAREPEVVDLAECLIKMGAKISGHGTDTITIEGVKELHGANHAIVADRIETGTFLVAAAAAQGKILLKNTRADILGAVLDKLVEAGAYIETGDNWISLDMKQRAKAVDIRTLEYPAFPTDMQAQFTLLNAIAEGTGVITETIFENRFMHVPELARMGAKIKVDGHSAIVTGVEKLSGATVMATDLRASASLVIAGMIADGETIVDRIYHLDRGYEHIETKLAGVGVQIERIS from the coding sequence ATGGATAAACTCAAAATCATCGGTGGCAACCCAATCGCTGGCGAAATCACCATTTCTGGCGCCAAAAACGCCGCCCTGCCTATTTTGTGCGCCTCATTGCTCACCGCCGACACGCTGCGCCTGACCAATGTACCGCAATTGGCCGACGTGAAAACCACGCAAAAATTGCTGCAAGGCATGGGCATGCGCGTGATGACTGACAACGTTCACGAATACGAACTCACCGCCAATAACATCACCAGCACCATCGCGCCGTACGAATTGGTCAAAACCATGCGCGCATCGATCTTGGTGCTCGGCCCGACGCTGGCGCGTTTTGGCGAAGCGCAAGTGTCCTTGCCCGGCGGCTGCGCCATCGGCGCTCGCCCGATCGATCAACACATCAAAGGTCTGCAAGCGATGGGCGCCGAGATTGTGATTGAACACGGATATGTGAAAGCCACCGGCAAACTCAAAGGCTGCCGCTTCCGCTCGGACATGATTACCGTTACTGGTACCGAAAACTTGCTGATGGCCGCCACCTTGGCCGAAGGCACGACGATTCTGGAAAACGCTGCACGCGAGCCAGAAGTGGTTGATTTGGCAGAATGCCTGATCAAAATGGGCGCCAAAATCAGCGGTCACGGCACCGACACGATCACGATCGAAGGCGTGAAAGAATTGCACGGCGCTAACCACGCGATCGTTGCTGACCGGATCGAAACCGGTACCTTCCTCGTAGCCGCTGCCGCAGCGCAAGGCAAGATTCTGCTCAAAAACACCCGTGCCGACATTCTGGGTGCGGTGCTCGATAAGCTGGTTGAAGCGGGTGCTTACATCGAAACGGGCGACAACTGGATTTCGCTTGATATGAAACAACGCGCCAAAGCCGTTGATATCCGTACACTGGAATACCCAGCCTTCCCAACCGATATGCAAGCGCAATTCACGCTGCTCAATGCCATTGCCGAAGGCACGGGCGTGATCACCGAAACGATTTTTGAAAACCGCTTTATGCACGTGCCAGAGTTGGCGCGCATGGGCGCGAAGATCAAAGTCGATGGCCATAGCGCGATTGTTACTGGCGTTGAAAAACTCTCTGGTGCAACCGTCATGGCGACTGATTTGCGCGCTTCGGCCTCATTGGTGATTGCGGGCATGATCGCCGACGGCGAAACCATCGTTGATCGTATTTATCACCTGGATCGTGGTTACGAGCATATCGAAACCAAGCTGGCAGGCGTGGGTGTACAAATCGAACGAATCAGCTAA
- a CDS encoding DUF4870 domain-containing protein, with protein MLTINPKPAGEDSDGKPQPPKEHEKIAAVIIHLAGVFWLPLLPMPMLALVVPFIALQFARVHSDFAEQHAVQACNFQMLMGCFYVLAMLAGFALKTPLFIWWVGIGSALFCMWQAARAINGWPAKYPVTLKVFK; from the coding sequence ATGTTAACAATTAATCCCAAACCCGCTGGTGAAGATAGCGACGGCAAACCACAGCCGCCCAAGGAACATGAGAAAATCGCTGCGGTGATTATTCATCTGGCGGGCGTTTTCTGGCTGCCGCTGTTGCCGATGCCGATGCTGGCACTGGTTGTGCCGTTTATTGCACTGCAATTTGCCCGTGTTCACTCTGATTTTGCCGAACAACACGCGGTACAGGCGTGCAATTTCCAAATGCTGATGGGCTGCTTTTATGTGCTGGCGATGCTCGCTGGCTTTGCGCTGAAAACGCCATTATTTATTTGGTGGGTCGGCATTGGTTCAGCGCTATTTTGCATGTGGCAAGCCGCACGCGCGATTAATGGCTGGCCAGCCAAATACCCTGTTACGCTAAAAGTATTCAAATAA
- the hisG gene encoding ATP phosphoribosyltransferase has translation MITIALSKGRIFEETLPLLAAAGIVPAEAPESTRKLIIGTNQADVQLIIVRASDVPTYVQYGAADLGVAGKDVLLEHGGQGLYQPLDLEIAKCALMVAVKNGFDYEGAVKQGARMRIATKYTEQAKDHFASKGVHVDLIKLYGSMELAPLVGLADAIVDLVSTGGTLKANNLVAVEHIREISSRLVVNQSSLKLKHDRLQPMLDAFATTVASRHA, from the coding sequence ATGATTACCATCGCCCTTTCCAAAGGACGTATCTTTGAAGAAACACTGCCGCTCTTGGCTGCGGCAGGGATCGTTCCTGCTGAAGCGCCGGAAAGTACGCGCAAATTGATCATCGGCACCAATCAAGCCGACGTGCAGCTCATTATCGTGCGCGCGTCTGATGTGCCAACTTATGTGCAATACGGCGCAGCTGATTTGGGAGTGGCGGGTAAAGACGTGTTGCTCGAACACGGCGGGCAAGGCTTGTATCAGCCGCTTGATCTGGAAATCGCTAAATGCGCATTGATGGTTGCGGTCAAAAACGGCTTTGATTACGAAGGCGCGGTCAAGCAAGGCGCGCGGATGCGTATTGCAACCAAATACACCGAGCAAGCCAAAGACCACTTTGCCAGCAAAGGCGTCCACGTTGATCTGATTAAATTGTACGGCTCAATGGAGCTTGCGCCGCTGGTGGGCTTGGCTGACGCGATTGTCGATTTGGTATCAACGGGCGGCACGCTCAAAGCCAATAATCTGGTCGCAGTCGAGCATATTCGCGAGATTTCCAGCCGACTGGTGGTCAATCAATCTTCGCTCAAACTCAAGCACGATCGACTGCAACCGATGTTGGATGCTTTTGCTACCACCGTGGCAAGCCGTCACGCCTAA
- a CDS encoding potassium channel family protein gives MSLHNVNWRPIPLYTLLLMFVWPWLIKWEIVDSGGDTLYWFIAATYLNYLSFIFSIAYGQRMQAGLHPAQAVWLFMLSNVLLILTFATGWQVFDVYGTSAGCTNNTNFLDSLYFSSTIFATVGFGDFLPCNDHGKALFIAESIIGSTHFGIFITLIFSRVIFPSAPDKE, from the coding sequence ATGTCGCTGCACAACGTCAATTGGCGGCCGATTCCGCTGTATACACTGCTATTGATGTTTGTTTGGCCATGGCTGATTAAATGGGAAATCGTCGATAGCGGCGGCGATACGCTGTATTGGTTTATCGCCGCGACGTACCTCAATTATCTATCGTTTATTTTCAGCATTGCCTACGGCCAACGCATGCAAGCGGGTTTGCACCCAGCGCAAGCCGTATGGCTGTTTATGCTCAGCAATGTCTTGTTGATTCTGACCTTTGCCACTGGCTGGCAAGTGTTTGATGTTTACGGCACCAGCGCGGGCTGCACCAACAATACCAATTTCCTTGACTCGCTATATTTCTCATCGACGATCTTTGCCACCGTCGGCTTTGGCGACTTTCTGCCGTGCAATGACCACGGCAAAGCATTGTTTATCGCCGAATCCATCATCGGCTCAACCCATTTTGGTATTTTCATCACGCTGATTTTTAGTCGCGTGATATTTCCTAGCGCCCCAGACAAGGAATAA
- a CDS encoding FAD-dependent oxidoreductase, whose translation MADVQKLLIVGGVAGGASAAARARRLNEAAQIIVFERGPYVSFANCGLPYHLGGDIAERESLLLHTPESLTARFGLDVRVNSEVLSIDRSNKTVRVLNRLTGDEYLESYDALILAPGAAPIRPPLPGLDHERVFTLRTVPDLDRLMNVMTPDVKHVTVVGAGFIGLETVEALRHRGLQASLVERGTQVLTPLDAEMTAPLSHELKAHGVELLLGESLQSVNAGERLTLQMESGRQVTTDLVVLAIGVKPENQLAREAGLEIGSTGGVYVNEQQQTSDSSIYAVGDAVEVRHTINGKAVLLPLAGPANRQGRIAADTIFGRQAHYRGSQGTAICKVFDHTAASTGLNEKTLQAANMPYQKLYLHGNDHASYYPGATMISLKVLFDPASGKLLGAQAVGEKGVDKRIDVLAVALQAGMTIDDLAEMELSYAPPYGAAKDPVNLAGMAAQNWQAGLLQLTQPEDLAQASDAQIIDVREPEEIASGQIAGARNLPLSQLRQLSHLLDKNKPVIVYCMVGLRGYIAQRHLSQLGFNVRSLNGGYKTWQMWQATKTA comes from the coding sequence ATGGCAGACGTACAGAAACTCCTTATTGTGGGTGGCGTAGCAGGCGGCGCCTCAGCGGCGGCACGGGCTCGTCGGCTCAATGAAGCGGCGCAAATCATCGTATTCGAGCGCGGCCCCTATGTTTCATTTGCCAACTGTGGTCTGCCCTATCATTTGGGCGGAGACATTGCCGAACGCGAATCTTTACTGCTCCACACCCCCGAATCGCTCACCGCACGCTTTGGACTGGATGTGCGCGTCAATAGCGAAGTCTTGAGCATCGATCGCAGCAATAAAACCGTGCGCGTCCTCAATCGCCTCACCGGCGATGAATATCTGGAAAGCTACGACGCACTGATTCTCGCGCCCGGCGCAGCACCGATTCGCCCACCACTGCCCGGTTTGGACCATGAGCGCGTCTTTACGCTGCGCACCGTACCTGATCTGGATCGCCTGATGAATGTGATGACGCCCGATGTGAAACATGTGACCGTCGTTGGCGCGGGGTTTATCGGGCTGGAAACGGTGGAAGCCTTGCGTCATCGCGGCTTGCAGGCCAGCCTCGTTGAGCGTGGCACGCAAGTGCTCACCCCGCTCGATGCCGAAATGACTGCGCCACTTTCCCATGAGCTAAAAGCCCACGGCGTCGAGCTACTATTGGGTGAAAGCCTGCAAAGCGTGAATGCCGGCGAGCGACTCACCTTGCAAATGGAATCGGGCCGCCAAGTGACGACCGATCTGGTGGTCTTGGCCATCGGCGTGAAGCCAGAAAATCAATTAGCCCGCGAAGCCGGTTTAGAAATCGGCAGTACAGGTGGGGTATATGTCAATGAGCAGCAGCAAACCAGCGATTCCAGCATATACGCCGTAGGGGATGCCGTTGAAGTGCGCCACACGATCAATGGCAAAGCGGTATTGCTGCCGCTGGCTGGCCCTGCCAATCGCCAAGGCCGCATCGCTGCCGACACGATTTTTGGTCGCCAAGCACACTATCGCGGCAGCCAAGGCACGGCGATCTGTAAAGTATTTGATCACACTGCGGCCAGTACCGGCCTGAACGAGAAAACGCTGCAAGCGGCCAATATGCCGTATCAAAAACTGTATTTACACGGCAACGATCACGCCAGCTATTACCCCGGCGCGACGATGATTAGCCTGAAAGTACTGTTTGACCCCGCCTCGGGCAAATTGCTGGGCGCGCAAGCCGTCGGCGAAAAAGGCGTCGATAAACGCATCGATGTGCTGGCCGTAGCGCTGCAAGCCGGCATGACGATCGATGATCTGGCTGAAATGGAATTAAGCTATGCACCACCGTACGGCGCAGCCAAAGACCCGGTTAATTTGGCCGGGATGGCGGCGCAAAATTGGCAAGCGGGTTTGCTGCAACTCACTCAGCCGGAAGATTTGGCACAAGCCAGCGACGCGCAAATCATCGACGTACGCGAGCCGGAAGAAATCGCCAGCGGCCAGATTGCCGGTGCGCGCAATTTGCCGCTGAGCCAGTTGCGCCAATTGAGCCACTTGCTCGATAAAAATAAGCCAGTGATTGTGTACTGCATGGTCGGCTTGCGCGGCTATATTGCGCAGCGGCATTTAAGTCAGCTCGGCTTTAACGTACGCAGCCTCAACGGCGGATACAAAACTTGGCAAATGTGGCAGGCCACAAAGACGGCATAA